One genomic window of Solanum dulcamara chromosome 10, daSolDulc1.2, whole genome shotgun sequence includes the following:
- the LOC129870337 gene encoding FBD-associated F-box protein At4g10400-like isoform X1 — MDVRRCTKRQKNCRINNLPDEMLIAILSCLNFHEAARTSILSHRWRYLWKHTHCSLHFFNDKVYTMRLTERFVSSINQVLKLHHSPSIHQFKVCFNCPIPCVREGEKHKIDYAIDAWIDFAIGKQVKVFELDLLGRGHARDDFNYTIPHVQKLLSISGGEVKLMTTLKTLKSLRFVSVEIAQEVAEFILSNCPLLEQVCISRSEYLGYLKVTRSLPKLKSMEISHCKRLTGTKVRAPNLVSFTYIGRSIKNVPFKGVVPRLSELTIGGLYAYYFMMNAPMHSIYCSNLKRLKLEVSSTISSLCKVIPNEFHQLCHLKKLKLDITIKFGDGLCFFVFLIKCSPHLSRLTIRLTFLPFFSHGIKRHVVRGYGDLNDVFEKGQAKAHAADRIVQEAMTFSHKCLKVVKLVGFIGSTSDYELASHLLRIAGSLKRMILCADYDYFMYNEFWPYSLWKKAIRKCAHQLKANLPPRAELLNMAMVFRRELS, encoded by the exons ATGGATGTTCGTCGCTGTACCAAGCGTCAGAAA AATTGCAGGATTAACAACTTACCTGATGAGATGCTTATTGCCATTCTTTCCTGTTTGAACTTCCACGAGGCAGCACGCACCTCTATTCTCTCACACCGATGGAGATACTTATGGAAGCATACACATTGCAGTCTTCACTTCTTTAATGACAAGGTTTATACTATGCGACTAACCGAAAGGTTTGTATCTTCAATTAACCAAGTCTTGAAATTGCATCACTCTCCATCTATACACCAGTTCAAAGTTTGTTTTAACTGCCCAATACCTTGTGTAAGAGAAGGAGAGAAACACAAAATCGACTATGCTATTGATGCCTGGATTGATTTTGCCATAGGAAAACAAGTCAAGGTGTTTGAATTAGACTTGTTAGGGAGAGGGCATGCAAGAGATGATTTTAATTATACCATTCCTCATGTGCAAAAGCTCTTGTCTATTTCCGGAGGTGAGGTCAAGTTGATGACAACTCTCAAGACTCTTAAATCTCTTCGATTTGTTAGTGTTGAGATAGCACAAGAAGTTGCTGAATTCATTTTATCCAACTGTCCCTTGCTGGAGCAAGTGTGTATTTCACGCTCAGAGTATCTCGGTTATTTGAAGGTTACTCGTTCATTACCTAAGTTAAAGTCCATGGAAATATCTCATTGTAAACGTCTGACGGGTACAAAGGTTCGTGCTCCGAATCTCGTGTCGTTTACATACATTGGACGCTCTATCAAAAACGTGCCTTTTAAGGGAGTTGTTCCCCGCCTATCTGAGCTAACTATTGGAGGATTATATGcctattattttatgatgaatgCTCCCATGCATTCAATCTATTGCAGCAACCTGAAGAGGCTTAAACTGGAAGTGTCTTCCACG ATATCTTCCTTATGCAAGGTGATTCCCAATGAATTTCATCAACTCTGCCATCTGAAAAAGCTGAaattagatatcaccataaagttTGGTGATGGCCTTTGCTTCTTCGTATTCTTGATCAAATGTTCTCCTCATTTGTCCAGATTAACCATCCGG TTAACATTCCTTCCTTTCTTCTCTCATGGCATTAAGAGACAC gttgTACGGGGTTATGGGGATTTGAATGACGTGTTTGAGAAG gGCCAGGCTAAAGCGCACGCTGCTGATCGTATAGTACAAGAAGCTATGACATTTAGTCATAAATGTCTAAAGGTTGTGAAGTTGGTTGGTTTTATTGGGTCTACAAGTGATTATGAACTTGCTTCACATTTGCTGCGAATTGCTGGATCTCTCAAGAGAATGATCCTTTGTGCTGATTATGATTATTTCATGTATAATGAGTTTTGGCCGTACTCCTTGTGGAAGAAGGCAATCCGAAAGTGTGCTCATCAGCTTAAAGCAAATTTACCCCCCAGAGCTGAATTGTTGAATATGGCCATGGTTTTTCGAAGAGAATTAAGTTGA
- the LOC129870337 gene encoding FBD-associated F-box protein At4g10400-like isoform X2 — protein sequence MDVRRCTKRQKNCRINNLPDEMLIAILSCLNFHEAARTSILSHRWRYLWKHTHCSLHFFNDKVYTMRLTERFVSSINQVLKLHHSPSIHQFKVCFNCPIPCVREGEKHKIDYAIDAWIDFAIGKQVKVFELDLLGRGHARDDFNYTIPHVQKLLSISGGEVKLMTTLKTLKSLRFVSVEIAQEVAEFILSNCPLLEQVCISRSEYLGYLKVTRSLPKLKSMEISHCKRLTGTKVRAPNLVSFTYIGRSIKNVPFKGVVPRLSELTIGGLYAYYFMMNAPMHSIYCSNLKRLKLEVSSTISSLCKVIPNEFHQLCHLKKLKLDITIKFGDGLCFFVFLIKCSPHLSRLTIRVVRGYGDLNDVFEKGQAKAHAADRIVQEAMTFSHKCLKVVKLVGFIGSTSDYELASHLLRIAGSLKRMILCADYDYFMYNEFWPYSLWKKAIRKCAHQLKANLPPRAELLNMAMVFRRELS from the exons ATGGATGTTCGTCGCTGTACCAAGCGTCAGAAA AATTGCAGGATTAACAACTTACCTGATGAGATGCTTATTGCCATTCTTTCCTGTTTGAACTTCCACGAGGCAGCACGCACCTCTATTCTCTCACACCGATGGAGATACTTATGGAAGCATACACATTGCAGTCTTCACTTCTTTAATGACAAGGTTTATACTATGCGACTAACCGAAAGGTTTGTATCTTCAATTAACCAAGTCTTGAAATTGCATCACTCTCCATCTATACACCAGTTCAAAGTTTGTTTTAACTGCCCAATACCTTGTGTAAGAGAAGGAGAGAAACACAAAATCGACTATGCTATTGATGCCTGGATTGATTTTGCCATAGGAAAACAAGTCAAGGTGTTTGAATTAGACTTGTTAGGGAGAGGGCATGCAAGAGATGATTTTAATTATACCATTCCTCATGTGCAAAAGCTCTTGTCTATTTCCGGAGGTGAGGTCAAGTTGATGACAACTCTCAAGACTCTTAAATCTCTTCGATTTGTTAGTGTTGAGATAGCACAAGAAGTTGCTGAATTCATTTTATCCAACTGTCCCTTGCTGGAGCAAGTGTGTATTTCACGCTCAGAGTATCTCGGTTATTTGAAGGTTACTCGTTCATTACCTAAGTTAAAGTCCATGGAAATATCTCATTGTAAACGTCTGACGGGTACAAAGGTTCGTGCTCCGAATCTCGTGTCGTTTACATACATTGGACGCTCTATCAAAAACGTGCCTTTTAAGGGAGTTGTTCCCCGCCTATCTGAGCTAACTATTGGAGGATTATATGcctattattttatgatgaatgCTCCCATGCATTCAATCTATTGCAGCAACCTGAAGAGGCTTAAACTGGAAGTGTCTTCCACG ATATCTTCCTTATGCAAGGTGATTCCCAATGAATTTCATCAACTCTGCCATCTGAAAAAGCTGAaattagatatcaccataaagttTGGTGATGGCCTTTGCTTCTTCGTATTCTTGATCAAATGTTCTCCTCATTTGTCCAGATTAACCATCCGG gttgTACGGGGTTATGGGGATTTGAATGACGTGTTTGAGAAG gGCCAGGCTAAAGCGCACGCTGCTGATCGTATAGTACAAGAAGCTATGACATTTAGTCATAAATGTCTAAAGGTTGTGAAGTTGGTTGGTTTTATTGGGTCTACAAGTGATTATGAACTTGCTTCACATTTGCTGCGAATTGCTGGATCTCTCAAGAGAATGATCCTTTGTGCTGATTATGATTATTTCATGTATAATGAGTTTTGGCCGTACTCCTTGTGGAAGAAGGCAATCCGAAAGTGTGCTCATCAGCTTAAAGCAAATTTACCCCCCAGAGCTGAATTGTTGAATATGGCCATGGTTTTTCGAAGAGAATTAAGTTGA